Proteins encoded within one genomic window of Deinococcus sedimenti:
- a CDS encoding class I SAM-dependent methyltransferase: MLLDALNLSPALDVLDVGAGDGRILRELARRGHAGRVVGVDPTPGPGVQPAHAEALPFPDASFDVVLFARVLAHLPHPARALAEARRILRPGGVVWGAAHGPAHLRATWAALGRPLAPGDTPPESALTLTCPLTVSADDARFLLGTYGREAEVSPHLFPVQDATQLLVWPLEP; the protein is encoded by the coding sequence ATGCTGCTGGACGCACTGAACCTCTCCCCTGCCCTGGACGTGCTGGATGTGGGCGCGGGGGACGGTCGGATTCTGCGGGAGCTGGCGCGGCGGGGGCACGCGGGCCGGGTGGTGGGGGTCGATCCCACGCCGGGGCCGGGCGTGCAGCCCGCGCACGCAGAGGCGCTCCCGTTCCCGGACGCGAGTTTCGACGTGGTGCTGTTCGCGCGGGTCCTGGCGCACCTGCCCCATCCGGCGCGGGCGCTGGCGGAGGCACGGCGCATCCTGCGGCCCGGCGGGGTGGTGTGGGGGGCGGCGCACGGTCCGGCGCACCTGCGGGCCACCTGGGCGGCGCTGGGCCGGCCCCTCGCGCCGGGAGACACGCCGCCGGAATCCGCATTGACCCTCACCTGCCCGCTTACGGTGAGCGCTGACGACGCCCGGTTCCTGCTGGGCACGTACGGGAGAGAGGCGGAGGTTTCCCCCCACCTCTTCCCCGTTCAGGACGCCACGCAGCTGCTGGTCTGGCCCCTGGAACCGTGA
- a CDS encoding GNAT family N-acetyltransferase, which yields MTDAVRTEPLSATPETLAALSDLLIATVATGGSVSFMHPLDPAQARTFWEDSLAAAARGERVVLGAWQGQQLLSTVTLILDTPPNQPHRAEIAKMMTAPDARGRGLALTLLREAEALARAHGRTLLMLDTASEGGASGLYERAGYVFAGEIPDYALKPHGGLTGTRLYYRRL from the coding sequence ATGACCGATGCCGTCCGCACCGAGCCGCTGAGCGCCACTCCCGAGACCCTGGCCGCCCTGAGCGACCTGCTGATCGCCACCGTCGCCACCGGGGGGTCCGTGAGTTTCATGCACCCTCTGGACCCCGCGCAGGCCCGCACGTTCTGGGAGGACTCCCTGGCCGCCGCCGCGCGTGGAGAACGCGTCGTGCTGGGCGCGTGGCAGGGCCAGCAGCTCCTGTCCACCGTCACGCTGATCCTCGACACGCCCCCCAACCAGCCGCACCGCGCCGAGATCGCCAAGATGATGACCGCCCCGGACGCGCGCGGGCGCGGGCTGGCCCTGACACTGCTGCGCGAGGCCGAGGCCCTGGCCCGCGCGCACGGGCGCACCCTGCTGATGCTGGACACCGCCAGCGAAGGCGGCGCGTCGGGCCTGTACGAACGCGCCGGGTACGTGTTCGCCGGCGAGATCCCCGACTACGCCCTGAAACCCCACGGAGGTCTGACCGGCACGCGCCTGTACTACCGGCGCCTCTGA
- a CDS encoding 50S ribosomal protein L25/general stress protein Ctc — translation MELNAKPRKSQEKLAEGLIPAVAYNKEKNVSFTLDKKAFDRAFRQQSTTGLFDITIEGGETFPALVKTVQMDKRKRTPIHVDFYMVTYGEPVEVNVPVHTKGKSQGEVMGGLVDIVVHNLSVIAPGPRRIPQELVVDVTKLNIGDHVTAGQVKLPEGVKLAGDAEQVVISVLAPRLSEGEAAAEQQAAQVAGLVAAGEISEEAAAAILEGDATVEEAKAEAAGEPEGEATEEKTEE, via the coding sequence ATGGAACTGAACGCCAAACCCCGCAAGAGCCAGGAAAAGCTCGCTGAAGGCCTGATCCCCGCCGTCGCCTACAACAAGGAGAAGAACGTCTCCTTCACCCTCGACAAGAAGGCCTTCGACCGCGCCTTCCGTCAGCAGAGCACCACCGGCCTGTTCGACATCACCATCGAAGGCGGCGAGACCTTCCCCGCGCTGGTCAAGACCGTGCAGATGGACAAGCGCAAGCGCACCCCCATCCACGTGGACTTCTACATGGTCACCTACGGTGAACCCGTCGAAGTGAACGTCCCCGTGCACACCAAGGGTAAGAGCCAGGGCGAAGTCATGGGCGGCCTCGTGGACATCGTCGTCCACAACCTGAGCGTCATCGCCCCCGGCCCCCGCCGCATCCCCCAGGAACTCGTCGTGGACGTCACCAAGCTGAACATCGGTGACCACGTTACCGCCGGTCAGGTCAAGCTGCCCGAAGGCGTGAAGCTCGCCGGTGACGCCGAGCAGGTCGTCATCAGCGTCCTGGCGCCCCGCCTCAGCGAAGGCGAAGCCGCCGCCGAGCAGCAGGCTGCCCAGGTGGCCGGACTGGTCGCCGCTGGCGAGATCAGCGAGGAAGCTGCCGCCGCCATCCTGGAAGGCGACGCCACCGTCGAGGAAGCCAAGGCCGAAGCCGCCGGCGAGCCCGAAGGCGAAGCCACCGAAGAGAAGACCGAAGAGTAA
- the efp gene encoding elongation factor P, which produces MISVTELRNGTKVEMDGGLWECLEYSHLKMGRGGAKVVTKFRNMESGSIVDRTFNSGEKLQDIYVEGKKMQYLYPDGEDFVFMDLDTFDQITLGKGLVSDAAKFMKENTEVEVAMYGEKPLSITLPNQVILKIVQTDPGVRGDTVSGGTKPATLETGAVVQVPLFVEQDTSVKVDTRTGQYLSRA; this is translated from the coding sequence ATGATCAGTGTGACTGAACTGCGCAACGGCACGAAAGTGGAGATGGACGGCGGCCTGTGGGAGTGCCTGGAGTACTCGCACCTGAAGATGGGCCGCGGCGGCGCGAAGGTCGTCACGAAGTTCCGCAACATGGAAAGCGGTTCGATCGTGGACCGCACCTTCAACAGCGGCGAGAAGCTGCAGGACATCTACGTGGAAGGCAAGAAGATGCAGTACCTCTACCCCGACGGTGAGGACTTCGTGTTCATGGACCTGGACACCTTCGACCAGATCACGCTGGGCAAGGGCCTCGTCAGCGACGCGGCGAAGTTCATGAAGGAGAACACCGAGGTGGAAGTCGCCATGTACGGCGAGAAGCCCCTGAGCATCACGCTGCCCAACCAGGTCATCCTGAAGATCGTGCAGACCGACCCCGGTGTGCGCGGCGACACGGTGTCCGGCGGCACGAAACCCGCCACGCTGGAAACCGGCGCCGTGGTGCAGGTGCCCCTGTTCGTCGAGCAGGACACCAGCGTGAAGGTGGACACCCGCACGGGTCAGTACCTCAGCCGCGCGTAA
- the accB gene encoding acetyl-CoA carboxylase biotin carboxyl carrier protein, translating to MNPNDLKQILDALTYADVREFSLRTGSFDLSLKRGPQAFAAPAPMPAPGPAPVAAPMPASAPAFAPMPAPAMPAPQVQDSAPATPAQASAPAPTPAEAPAEKPASKGTPVKAPIVGTFYASSSPDAAPYVKVGDTVAAGQVLCIIEAMKLMNEIEAEQGGTIREILVKNAEPVEYGQTLFIIE from the coding sequence ATGAACCCGAACGACCTGAAACAGATTCTCGATGCCCTCACGTACGCCGACGTGCGCGAATTCAGCCTGCGCACCGGCAGCTTCGACCTGAGCCTCAAACGCGGCCCGCAGGCCTTCGCCGCGCCCGCCCCCATGCCCGCACCCGGCCCCGCACCAGTCGCGGCCCCCATGCCCGCCAGCGCCCCCGCGTTCGCGCCCATGCCCGCACCCGCCATGCCTGCCCCCCAGGTGCAGGACAGCGCCCCCGCCACGCCCGCGCAGGCCAGTGCCCCGGCCCCCACGCCCGCCGAGGCACCCGCCGAGAAGCCCGCCAGCAAGGGCACGCCCGTCAAGGCGCCCATCGTCGGCACCTTCTACGCGTCCAGCAGCCCCGACGCCGCCCCCTACGTGAAGGTCGGCGACACCGTCGCCGCCGGGCAGGTGCTGTGCATCATCGAGGCGATGAAACTCATGAACGAGATCGAAGCCGAACAGGGCGGCACCATTCGCGAGATCCTCGTGAAGAACGCCGAACCCGTCGAGTACGGCCAGACGCTGTTCATCATTGAATGA
- the acs gene encoding acetate--CoA ligase, with protein sequence MTHTPPPASDHPASDHIDAMLHESRVIEPSAEFRARARVTREDYERRYRQSLDDPDTFWSEVAGELHWFKPWTQVLDWQPPHAQWFVGGQTNIAFNALDRNVARGLGGKTATIWEAEDGEVRTYTYAQLLREVKKAANALRDLGVQSGDRVTLYLPLTPEAAIAMLACARIGAVHSVVFGGFSVSALADRINDAQSKVLITADAGQRRGSLVNLKANADEAAKLTPSLEKILVVCRANCDAPMQEGRDVWWHDALNAASDDHDALPVDSEHPLFVLYTSGSTGKPKGVQHTTGGYMIGTYLTTQTVFDLRDDDIYWCTADVGWITGHSYSVYGPLLNGATILMYEGAPNHPDWGRFWQLIQKHRVTILYTAPTAIRSFMRQGDAIPAAYDLSSLRLLGSVGEPINPEAWMWYWRTIGGERCPVVDTWWQTETGSIMLTTLPGAHASKPGSAGLPMFGVEPAIMTRTGEELGPDEGGLLVLKRPWPSMLRTVYGDDDRYRKTYWGEIDGVYFAGDGARRDGDGYVTVIGRVDDVLNVSGHRLGTMEIESALVAHPSVAEAAVVGKPDDVKGECVVAFVLPQSGYAVDPKELRAHVSREIGALARPDAIYVADALPKTRSGKIMRRFLRQIAAGKDIQGDTSTLEDPGVLDRIAATEPM encoded by the coding sequence ATGACCCACACGCCCCCCCCAGCCAGCGACCATCCCGCCAGCGACCACATCGACGCGATGCTGCACGAGAGCCGCGTGATCGAGCCCAGTGCCGAGTTCCGCGCCCGCGCCCGCGTGACCCGCGAGGACTACGAGCGCCGCTACCGCCAGAGCCTGGACGATCCCGACACCTTCTGGTCGGAGGTCGCCGGGGAACTCCACTGGTTCAAACCCTGGACGCAGGTGCTCGACTGGCAGCCGCCGCACGCGCAATGGTTCGTGGGTGGGCAGACGAACATCGCTTTCAACGCCCTAGACCGCAACGTCGCCCGCGGCCTGGGAGGCAAGACCGCGACCATCTGGGAGGCCGAGGACGGCGAGGTCCGCACCTACACCTACGCGCAGCTGCTGCGCGAGGTGAAGAAGGCCGCGAACGCCCTGCGTGACCTGGGCGTGCAGTCCGGCGACCGCGTGACCCTGTACCTGCCCCTGACGCCCGAGGCCGCCATCGCCATGCTGGCCTGCGCCCGCATCGGCGCGGTGCACTCCGTGGTGTTCGGCGGGTTCTCCGTCAGCGCGCTGGCCGACCGGATCAACGACGCGCAGAGCAAGGTGCTGATCACCGCCGACGCCGGGCAGCGGCGCGGGTCACTCGTGAACCTCAAGGCGAACGCCGACGAGGCCGCGAAACTCACCCCCAGCCTGGAGAAGATCCTCGTGGTGTGCCGCGCGAACTGCGACGCGCCCATGCAGGAGGGCCGCGACGTCTGGTGGCACGACGCCCTGAACGCCGCCAGCGACGACCACGACGCGCTCCCCGTGGACAGCGAACACCCGCTGTTCGTGCTGTACACCTCCGGCAGCACCGGCAAACCCAAGGGCGTGCAGCACACCACCGGCGGGTACATGATCGGCACGTACCTCACCACCCAGACTGTCTTCGACCTGCGGGACGACGACATCTACTGGTGCACCGCCGACGTCGGCTGGATCACCGGCCACAGTTACAGCGTGTACGGCCCCCTCCTGAACGGCGCGACCATCCTCATGTACGAGGGCGCCCCCAACCACCCGGACTGGGGCCGCTTCTGGCAGCTGATCCAGAAGCACCGCGTCACGATCCTGTACACCGCGCCCACCGCCATCCGCTCCTTCATGCGCCAGGGCGACGCCATCCCCGCCGCGTACGACCTGAGCAGTCTGCGCCTGCTCGGCTCGGTCGGGGAACCCATCAACCCCGAAGCGTGGATGTGGTACTGGCGCACCATCGGCGGCGAACGCTGCCCCGTCGTGGACACCTGGTGGCAGACCGAGACCGGCTCAATCATGCTCACCACCCTGCCCGGCGCTCACGCCAGCAAACCCGGCAGCGCGGGCCTCCCCATGTTCGGCGTGGAGCCCGCCATCATGACCCGCACCGGCGAGGAACTCGGCCCGGACGAGGGTGGCCTGCTCGTCCTGAAACGCCCCTGGCCCAGCATGCTCCGCACCGTGTACGGCGACGACGACCGCTACCGCAAGACCTACTGGGGTGAGATCGACGGCGTGTACTTCGCCGGGGACGGCGCCCGCCGCGACGGCGACGGCTACGTGACCGTCATCGGCCGCGTGGACGACGTCCTGAACGTCAGCGGCCACCGCCTGGGCACCATGGAGATCGAATCCGCCCTCGTCGCCCACCCCAGCGTCGCCGAGGCCGCCGTGGTCGGAAAACCCGACGACGTGAAAGGCGAATGCGTCGTCGCGTTCGTCCTCCCCCAGAGCGGCTACGCGGTCGACCCGAAGGAACTGCGCGCCCACGTCAGCCGCGAAATCGGCGCGCTCGCCCGCCCCGACGCCATCTACGTCGCCGACGCCCTCCCCAAGACCCGCAGCGGGAAGATCATGCGCCGCTTCCTGAGGCAGATCGCCGCCGGAAAAGACATCCAGGGCGACACCAGCACCCTCGAAGACCCCGGCGTGCTCGACCGCATCGCCGCCACAGAGCCCATGTAA
- a CDS encoding helix-turn-helix domain-containing protein — translation MSMIRNDGEEGAVQAAGQLARQITAEREARGWTQATLAGRAGVSKAAVSRIERGEMSPTAVTLLRLAGAFDLTLAGLLLRAEGGAGEREHERLSRAAQQPEWRDPATGYTRRQLFAAPTHPLEAVQVTLPAGASVTLPARSYAHIQQLLWVQSGELRLTEHRAPDLTWDLAAGDCLGFGTPCDVTFENPGPHPCTYAVFLARR, via the coding sequence ATGTCCATGATCCGCAATGACGGGGAGGAGGGGGCGGTACAGGCGGCCGGGCAACTGGCGCGGCAGATCACGGCGGAACGCGAGGCGCGCGGCTGGACCCAGGCAACCCTGGCGGGCCGCGCCGGGGTCTCGAAGGCTGCCGTGAGCCGTATCGAACGCGGCGAGATGAGCCCCACGGCGGTCACGCTGCTGCGCCTCGCCGGGGCGTTCGACCTGACGCTGGCAGGCCTGCTCCTGCGCGCCGAGGGGGGCGCCGGGGAGCGCGAACATGAGCGCCTGTCGCGCGCCGCGCAGCAGCCCGAGTGGCGTGACCCCGCGACCGGCTACACCCGCCGCCAGCTGTTCGCCGCGCCCACCCACCCGCTGGAGGCCGTGCAGGTCACCCTGCCCGCCGGGGCGAGCGTGACGCTGCCCGCCCGTTCCTACGCGCACATTCAGCAGTTGCTGTGGGTGCAGTCGGGTGAACTGCGCCTGACCGAGCACCGCGCGCCCGACCTGACCTGGGACCTCGCAGCCGGCGACTGTCTGGGCTTCGGGACGCCCTGCGACGTGACCTTCGAGAATCCTGGCCCGCACCCCTGCACGTACGCCGTCTTTCTCGCCCGGAGGTAA
- the accC gene encoding acetyl-CoA carboxylase biotin carboxylase subunit — translation MFKKILIANRGEIALRVIRTAREMGVKTVVVYSTADEKSLPVLLADESVCVGPPASNQSYLNIPNILSAALMTGAEGIHPGYGFMAENPDFAEMCREHGITFIGPTPESMRALGSKAGGREIAAMSNVPVVPGTGVLDTVDDALLAAKQIGYPVLLKASAGGGGRGQKVIRTQEELAKGFAQAQEEARLYFGDPAIIMEKFLEEFRHVEVQVMGDGQGHVIHIGERDCSIQRRNQKLIEEAPSTLPDTLRQEILAAGVRLAKHVNYAGAGTLEFIVDRDGNYYFMEMNTRIQVEHCVSEEISGLDFVKLQLEIAAGYGLKLQQEDVVLRGHAIECRLNAEDPDKDFRPAAGKIDDVHFAGGPGVRVDSHCYTGYVIPPHYDSLIGKLIVHHDTREQAIARMKRALEETVIQGPKTTIPLYVKIMDNPFYKRGAVMTNFLKTRMDM, via the coding sequence ATGTTCAAGAAGATCCTGATCGCCAACCGTGGCGAGATTGCCCTGCGCGTCATCCGGACGGCGCGGGAGATGGGCGTGAAGACGGTCGTGGTGTACTCCACGGCGGACGAGAAGAGCCTGCCGGTACTGCTGGCGGACGAGTCGGTGTGCGTGGGCCCACCCGCGAGCAACCAGTCGTACCTGAACATCCCGAACATCCTCTCGGCGGCGCTCATGACGGGCGCGGAGGGGATTCACCCGGGGTACGGGTTCATGGCGGAGAACCCGGATTTCGCGGAGATGTGCCGCGAGCACGGCATCACGTTCATCGGGCCGACGCCCGAGAGCATGCGCGCCCTCGGATCCAAGGCCGGTGGGCGCGAGATCGCCGCGATGAGCAATGTCCCGGTCGTGCCGGGCACCGGCGTGCTGGACACCGTGGACGACGCGCTGCTGGCCGCGAAGCAGATCGGGTACCCGGTGCTGCTGAAGGCCAGCGCGGGCGGCGGCGGGCGCGGGCAGAAGGTCATCCGCACGCAGGAGGAACTCGCCAAGGGCTTCGCGCAGGCGCAGGAGGAAGCGCGGCTGTACTTCGGTGATCCGGCGATCATCATGGAGAAGTTCCTGGAGGAATTCCGGCACGTCGAGGTGCAGGTCATGGGCGACGGGCAGGGCCACGTCATCCACATCGGCGAGCGTGACTGCTCCATCCAGCGGCGCAACCAGAAACTGATCGAGGAGGCGCCCAGCACCCTGCCGGACACGCTGCGTCAGGAGATCCTCGCGGCCGGCGTGCGCCTCGCCAAGCACGTGAACTACGCCGGGGCGGGCACGCTGGAATTCATCGTGGACCGCGACGGGAACTACTACTTCATGGAGATGAACACCCGCATCCAGGTGGAACACTGCGTCTCCGAGGAGATCTCCGGGCTGGACTTCGTGAAGCTGCAGCTGGAGATCGCCGCCGGGTACGGCCTGAAACTCCAGCAGGAGGACGTGGTCCTGCGCGGGCACGCCATCGAGTGCCGCCTGAACGCCGAGGATCCCGACAAGGACTTCCGCCCGGCCGCCGGGAAGATCGACGACGTGCACTTCGCGGGCGGCCCCGGCGTGCGCGTGGACAGCCACTGCTACACCGGCTACGTGATCCCCCCCCACTACGACAGCCTGATCGGCAAGCTGATCGTGCACCACGACACGCGTGAGCAGGCGATTGCCCGCATGAAGCGCGCGCTGGAAGAAACCGTCATCCAGGGACCCAAGACGACCATTCCGCTGTACGTGAAGATCATGGACAACCCGTTCTACAAGCGCGGGGCGGTCATGACGAACTTCCTGAAAACGCGCATGGACATGTAA
- a CDS encoding tetratricopeptide repeat-containing diguanylate cyclase, producing MDLHLPAHLHPFEALLPPQPGPQRVDALLSLSGQPHPLAEQVDLAEQARRLASSLNDAERTARAELRLANLQGGPEVLALVQSAGQRFEYLGLGPEELDCAAREAHLLTEPHARITALARAAALADELGARSEEQALRTELGQWLRRQGSGAHAREAFTRALELADAHDHHAEAVDAMLGLGELHLDAGHPAAALETLRAAAHYTHGEGTAAQARALGGLGRTYAAQGDQDRAVRFLDAALTLAERHGDAELLAPLLDARAAVHDAQGEAPAALRLLKRSLALTEHGWPDQHGETLLRLADHARAQGHASEARQDLIWTVTFALDRGRPDLAARAHLALADLAEAQEDHAEAAAHLRAGLDAQDRAGQQRQRAELRVESALRDAQERLTGRRERRRATQLLDGTVQDASGRLAAMQIMLDRWRSSSMLDAESGAHSRQFGLEVLALHHNRCVRMRAPLALAIVGVDVQAPPGLGPADLFVSTVLSTVARVLEGQVRAMDTVARFDQGKFMVIFPETDADGATHPLRRAIEQVRQYDWGVPELPDPVSLAVGVVERGFVQGVNMLVDAADSEHYRAHRAGPNQLTVMR from the coding sequence ATGGACCTTCACCTGCCCGCCCACCTGCACCCCTTCGAGGCGCTGCTGCCCCCTCAACCTGGGCCGCAGCGGGTGGACGCCCTGCTCAGCCTGTCCGGGCAGCCTCACCCGCTGGCGGAACAGGTGGACCTGGCCGAGCAGGCGCGGCGGCTGGCCAGCAGCCTGAACGACGCGGAACGCACCGCGCGGGCCGAGCTGCGCCTGGCGAACCTGCAGGGCGGTCCAGAGGTCCTGGCGCTGGTCCAGTCGGCCGGGCAGCGCTTCGAGTACCTGGGGCTCGGCCCCGAGGAACTCGACTGCGCGGCCCGCGAGGCGCACCTGCTGACCGAGCCGCACGCCCGGATCACCGCTCTGGCCCGCGCGGCCGCCCTGGCGGACGAACTCGGCGCCCGCAGCGAGGAACAGGCGCTGCGAACCGAACTGGGGCAGTGGCTGCGGCGCCAGGGCAGCGGAGCGCACGCCCGGGAGGCGTTCACGCGGGCGCTGGAACTCGCGGACGCCCATGATCACCACGCCGAGGCGGTGGACGCCATGCTGGGCCTCGGCGAACTGCACCTGGACGCCGGCCATCCGGCCGCGGCGCTTGAGACGCTGCGGGCCGCCGCCCACTACACGCACGGCGAGGGCACGGCCGCGCAGGCCCGCGCGCTGGGTGGCCTGGGCCGCACGTACGCCGCGCAGGGCGATCAGGACCGCGCCGTCCGCTTCCTGGACGCGGCGCTGACGCTGGCCGAGCGGCACGGGGACGCGGAACTGCTCGCGCCCCTGCTGGACGCCCGCGCGGCCGTGCATGACGCCCAGGGCGAGGCTCCGGCGGCGCTGCGACTTCTCAAGCGCAGCCTGGCGCTGACTGAACACGGCTGGCCCGACCAGCACGGCGAGACCCTGCTGCGCCTCGCCGACCATGCCCGCGCGCAGGGTCACGCCAGCGAGGCCCGCCAGGACCTGATCTGGACCGTCACGTTCGCGCTGGACCGCGGCCGCCCTGACCTGGCAGCGCGCGCTCACCTGGCCCTGGCGGACCTGGCGGAGGCGCAGGAGGACCATGCAGAGGCGGCCGCGCACCTGCGGGCCGGACTGGACGCGCAGGACCGCGCCGGGCAGCAGCGGCAGCGGGCAGAGCTGCGGGTCGAGTCGGCGCTGCGCGACGCGCAGGAACGGCTGACCGGCCGCCGCGAGCGCCGCCGCGCCACTCAGTTGCTGGACGGCACGGTGCAGGACGCCAGCGGCCGGCTGGCCGCCATGCAGATCATGCTGGACCGCTGGCGCAGTTCCTCGATGCTGGACGCGGAGAGTGGCGCCCACTCACGGCAGTTCGGTCTGGAGGTGCTGGCCCTGCATCACAACCGCTGCGTGCGGATGCGCGCCCCGCTGGCCCTGGCGATCGTGGGGGTGGACGTGCAGGCCCCGCCCGGCCTCGGCCCGGCCGATCTGTTCGTCAGCACCGTGCTGAGCACCGTGGCCCGCGTGCTGGAGGGTCAGGTGCGCGCCATGGACACGGTGGCCCGCTTCGATCAGGGCAAGTTCATGGTGATCTTCCCCGAGACGGACGCGGACGGCGCCACGCATCCGCTGCGCCGCGCGATCGAGCAGGTCCGGCAGTACGACTGGGGCGTGCCGGAGCTGCCGGACCCCGTGAGTCTCGCCGTGGGGGTCGTCGAGCGGGGCTTCGTGCAGGGCGTGAACATGCTGGTGGACGCGGCGGATTCCGAGCACTACCGCGCCCACCGGGCGGGCCCCAATCAGCTGACCGTGATGCGCTGA